ACTGATACACAGGACACATAGCTGTTCTTGGACATGCCATCTGGAACATTGCTTATGAACACAAGCTTTGACACCTTTGAAAGCTCCTGAAACTTTTCTCTGGTACGGCTGTCATCCGCTGGAATAGCTATAACTGCATCCGGTTTCTGAAGTCTTATGCCATCAAGCTGTGCATTCTGCAGTTCCGAGTCAAAATGTGCATCCATAACTGATACAACATCTATCCCAAACTGCTCAAGTTCCTCCCGAATTCCCTTCTCATGCAATTCTGCCCAAGACGTTCCGGTATAGTGGAAAGAGATCGCAACCCTGAAATGTCCTGTCTTTAGTCTGTGTTTCTCTTCTTTTGTCAGTACAACCGAATCCGGCGCTGCCGCTTTATCTCCAAATGGTCCATTGTCAAGCATCTTTGTGGATTTTCTGACTACAAGCTCTACATCTGCATAACAGTCATGCGATATGGCAACTCCCGTATTGATCTTCTCAAACAACATCCCAACAGCCTTGGCACTTAGTCCCTTCACATCTCTTCTCAGTATTGTAAGAGGTGGATAAGTAAGTTCAGACCAGCTCTCATCACCAAATCCAACCACAGATATCTCTCCCGGACAGTCGATTCCCATATCTCTCAGTGTCTTCATAAGATAAAGAGTTATTCTGTTGCCCCCCGCAAGTACAGCGGTCGGCCTGTATCTGCGCAGGGCTTTCTGAATAGCCAGCATGCAGTCATCCTCTCCTTTTTCCAACGTCACATCAACAATGTTTGCATCATTTGTATTTATATTGTATTTCTCCAGAGCATTCAGGAAACCTTTTGTTCTCTCATCCCTGGTGGTACTGTCCGTACTCTCTCTGAAAAACAAAACATTTTTGTGTCCACTCGCAAGCAGATAATCCGCGCCCTTAAATATAGCCTCACGGTCGCGAAACTCAACTGAGTCTATCCCTGATCCAAGTATATTTCTCTCCACGCAGACAAATGGAACACCCGACTGTATGAGTTTTGTGTAGTTAGATGCCACATCGCTCACCGGCGCATGTATGATACCGGCAACCTTCTTGTTGACCAGAAGTCCGGCAAGCACCTGCGCCTCCTCCTTGAGATCATTGTCTGTTATCGCCACAAGGAACTGATATCCCTGCACACTGACAAGCTGCTTCACATAAGCTACCATATCTCTGTATATAGTACTTTCAATGTTTGGAATGACTGCAACTATCGTGGACTCCCGTCCAACCAGCAGTTTTCTCTCCTTATCAGCTATCT
This sequence is a window from Coprococcus eutactus. Protein-coding genes within it:
- a CDS encoding LacI family DNA-binding transcriptional regulator; the protein is MSKSKVTIKEIAEMAGVSIATVSHVINRTRYVRPELVDKIEKIIVETGYQNKIADKERKLLVGRESTIVAVIPNIESTIYRDMVAYVKQLVSVQGYQFLVAITDNDLKEEAQVLAGLLVNKKVAGIIHAPVSDVASNYTKLIQSGVPFVCVERNILGSGIDSVEFRDREAIFKGADYLLASGHKNVLFFRESTDSTTRDERTKGFLNALEKYNINTNDANIVDVTLEKGEDDCMLAIQKALRRYRPTAVLAGGNRITLYLMKTLRDMGIDCPGEISVVGFGDESWSELTYPPLTILRRDVKGLSAKAVGMLFEKINTGVAISHDCYADVELVVRKSTKMLDNGPFGDKAAAPDSVVLTKEEKHRLKTGHFRVAISFHYTGTSWAELHEKGIREELEQFGIDVVSVMDAHFDSELQNAQLDGIRLQKPDAVIAIPADDSRTREKFQELSKVSKLVFISNVPDGMSKNSYVSCVSVNESENGTNTGRMLGEYCKENKKKKAGFIIHGAAFYGTRVRDNAAERIIKDSYPDIDIVTIRSFGEISNAYQVAKDVITANPEIEAMYVSWDRPALLTIKALKELGREDVAVFTTDLDHGIARCMEEGIVKGLSTQRPYEQGRAAAAVVAKSLVSEEQLPKYVGVQPYQVEPKQLRLAWKEIFHESMPDRLG